The following are encoded together in the Planococcus antarcticus DSM 14505 genome:
- a CDS encoding glycoside hydrolase family 65 protein: MTWKLTKSELDNENLLINESLLSLGNGYLGVRGNFEEGYKPGFSSIRGTYINAFHDNVEITYGEKLYGFPDKQQKILNLIDGQEIQIHIDDEQFSMFDGEVLSYERNLHLDLGYAERIVHWKSPKGKEVNIHFKRLVSFTRKELFAIDVKIIPLYDVQQIKILSLVNGDVSNFVDKEDPRVASGHAKRLHVSKVRQQDEFSIVKNTTYATKLEVVCAASTSITSENHEYKSEQTENGIEESYVYSSNGPIQFTKYNVYTDTLRHGKTVVEKAIDLQKQLRSVFFEDLLREQKQYLDDFWKTSDVEIDGDAKIQEGIRFNLFHLLQSVGKDPASNIAAKGLSGEGYEGHYFWDTEIYIFPVFLMTNPKIAKNLLLHRYSILDSARERANTLGHEKGALFPWRTITGAESSAFFPAGTAQYHISADIAYSYIQYYLVTKDDEFLKAYGAEVLFETARLWADTGHMKDGKFRIDDVTGPDEYTCIVNNNYYTNAMAKHNLLWAAKVHQWFKEQDSAGLRQLQDRLELTESEVKDWQDAGENMYLPYDETYKISAQDDSFLQKARWDLKRTPKEKFPLLLNYHPLTLYRYQVCKQADTVLAHFLLEDGQDLETIKNSYDYYEQITTHDSSLSSCVHSIMASKLGYEEKAYDYFIETATLDLENTHKNTKDGLHMANMGGTWLGIVYGFAGLRVKEEGLSLAPSLPKEWNSYTFHMQYQGRLIRVNITRESVSYLLVEGDGLTILHHTKPVHLEQGNEVLVS; this comes from the coding sequence ATGACTTGGAAATTGACGAAATCAGAACTGGATAACGAAAATTTGTTGATTAATGAAAGTTTGTTGTCATTGGGAAACGGCTATCTCGGAGTCAGAGGAAATTTCGAAGAAGGCTATAAACCTGGATTCAGTTCAATTCGAGGTACATACATTAATGCGTTTCATGATAATGTTGAAATTACATATGGAGAAAAGTTATATGGGTTTCCGGATAAGCAACAGAAAATCCTCAATTTAATCGATGGACAAGAAATCCAAATCCATATTGACGATGAACAGTTTTCAATGTTTGACGGAGAAGTGCTCAGTTATGAACGGAACCTGCATTTGGACTTGGGCTATGCAGAACGCATCGTTCACTGGAAATCCCCGAAAGGAAAAGAAGTGAACATTCATTTTAAAAGACTCGTTTCCTTCACTAGAAAAGAATTGTTTGCGATAGATGTAAAAATTATTCCACTCTATGATGTCCAGCAAATCAAAATTCTGTCTCTAGTGAATGGAGATGTATCGAACTTTGTTGACAAGGAGGATCCGCGTGTAGCTTCCGGCCACGCTAAACGCCTTCACGTATCGAAAGTCCGTCAACAGGATGAGTTCAGCATTGTCAAAAACACGACCTATGCGACCAAGCTTGAAGTTGTCTGCGCTGCATCTACGAGCATAACTTCAGAAAACCATGAATACAAAAGTGAGCAAACTGAAAATGGAATTGAAGAAAGCTATGTCTATTCAAGCAACGGGCCAATTCAGTTCACGAAGTACAATGTCTATACAGACACTTTGAGGCACGGGAAAACGGTAGTAGAAAAAGCCATTGACCTCCAAAAGCAGCTTCGTTCAGTTTTTTTCGAGGACTTGCTGCGGGAACAAAAACAATATCTTGATGATTTCTGGAAAACATCAGATGTGGAAATTGACGGGGATGCAAAGATTCAAGAAGGCATACGATTTAATCTCTTTCATTTGCTGCAGTCTGTAGGGAAAGATCCTGCCAGCAATATAGCTGCAAAAGGATTATCAGGTGAAGGATATGAAGGACATTATTTCTGGGATACGGAAATCTATATTTTTCCGGTGTTCCTAATGACAAATCCAAAGATCGCCAAAAACCTTTTGTTGCATCGGTACTCCATTTTGGATAGTGCCAGAGAACGAGCAAATACTCTTGGCCATGAGAAAGGGGCATTGTTTCCGTGGCGGACAATTACCGGTGCGGAAAGCTCTGCATTTTTTCCGGCCGGCACTGCACAATACCATATAAGCGCGGATATCGCTTATAGCTATATCCAGTATTATTTGGTTACAAAAGACGATGAGTTCTTGAAAGCTTACGGTGCAGAAGTACTGTTTGAGACTGCCCGCTTGTGGGCGGACACAGGTCATATGAAAGACGGAAAATTCCGGATCGATGATGTCACAGGACCAGACGAATACACATGCATCGTCAACAATAATTACTACACAAATGCGATGGCCAAACACAATTTGTTATGGGCAGCCAAAGTCCATCAATGGTTCAAGGAACAAGACAGTGCGGGTTTGCGGCAATTGCAAGACAGGTTAGAGCTGACTGAAAGCGAAGTCAAGGACTGGCAGGATGCAGGAGAAAACATGTATCTGCCTTATGACGAAACTTATAAAATCAGTGCACAGGACGATAGTTTTCTTCAAAAAGCTCGTTGGGATTTAAAGCGTACTCCTAAAGAGAAATTCCCGCTCTTGCTGAACTACCATCCATTAACTTTATACAGATACCAGGTTTGCAAACAAGCCGATACGGTTCTGGCCCATTTCCTATTGGAAGATGGGCAGGATTTAGAAACAATTAAAAACTCTTATGATTATTACGAGCAAATCACTACCCATGATTCGTCATTGTCTTCCTGTGTCCATAGCATAATGGCATCGAAATTGGGCTATGAAGAAAAAGCCTATGACTACTTTATTGAAACGGCAACACTCGATTTGGAAAACACTCATAAAAACACGAAAGACGGTCTCCATATGGCAAATATGGGTGGAACTTGGCTGGGCATCGTTTATGGATTTGCCGGATTGAGAGTAAAAGAAGAAGGACTATCATTGGCGCCATCTCTCCCAAAAGAATGGAATTCCTACACGTTCCATATGCAATACCAAGGAAGGTTGATTCGAGTAAACATAACAAGAGAATCCGTATCATACCTATTGGTAGAAGGTGATGGGCTGACTATATTACACCACACAAAACCGGTACATCTTGAACAAGGGAATGAAGTTCTTGTTTCTTGA
- the cysK gene encoding cysteine synthase A, translating into MKPYNSIIELIGDTPVVKLNRIVPKDAADVFVKLEMFNPTKSVKDRAAYNMIKMAEEDGSLTEGATIIEPTSGNTGIGLAMVAAAKGYRSILVLPDNATKERINLLRAFGSEVVLTPSDDKMPGAISKALELQKKIPNSFIPQQFENKANPDIHRTTTALEILEQMDGKLDAFVASAGTGGTITGTGETLKDHLPELYIAVVEPKGSPVLSGGKPGKHKLVGTSPGFIPSILNTEIYDEIMAINDEDAIDVFKKVAREEGIFVGPSAGATIYAAIEIAKRLGTGKKVLCIAPDTGERYLSMNLFDE; encoded by the coding sequence ATGAAACCATATAACAGTATTATCGAATTGATTGGTGATACGCCAGTCGTTAAACTAAATCGCATTGTTCCAAAAGATGCGGCGGATGTTTTCGTCAAACTGGAAATGTTCAATCCCACCAAAAGCGTTAAAGACCGAGCTGCCTACAACATGATCAAAATGGCTGAGGAAGATGGCTCACTTACAGAAGGTGCTACTATTATCGAGCCGACCAGCGGCAATACCGGCATCGGCCTCGCTATGGTTGCTGCGGCCAAGGGCTATCGTTCTATTCTCGTATTGCCCGACAATGCCACAAAAGAACGCATCAATCTATTAAGGGCTTTCGGTTCTGAAGTAGTGCTGACGCCAAGCGATGACAAAATGCCAGGCGCTATAAGCAAAGCGTTAGAACTGCAAAAAAAAATTCCGAACAGCTTTATTCCACAGCAATTCGAAAACAAAGCAAATCCGGATATCCACCGTACGACGACAGCATTGGAAATTCTGGAACAGATGGACGGCAAACTAGATGCTTTTGTAGCATCTGCTGGAACTGGTGGCACGATCACTGGTACCGGAGAAACTTTGAAAGATCATCTTCCTGAGCTCTACATCGCAGTCGTAGAACCAAAAGGATCTCCTGTTTTGTCCGGTGGAAAACCCGGCAAGCATAAATTAGTGGGTACGAGCCCTGGTTTTATTCCAAGTATTTTAAATACTGAAATTTACGATGAAATCATGGCAATTAATGATGAAGACGCAATTGATGTCTTTAAGAAAGTTGCGCGTGAAGAAGGAATTTTTGTCGGTCCATCCGCAGGTGCTACCATCTACGCAGCAATCGAGATCGCCAAACGACTCGGTACTGGCAAAAAAGTACTATGCATCGCACCGGACACCGGTGAACGCTACTTGAGTATGAACTTGTTCGACGAATAA
- a CDS encoding sulfurtransferase — translation MEPIPLIVSTDWLEQRLGDPKLRIVDATTFMDIPENGEAPSVYSGKASYKEEHIPGAVYADLLHELSDPESQLPFMAPPRDHFIKKMTELGIGDNNYTVIYDQGALVENPVVAAYWASRLAWQMQYEGFENIAILDGGLPKWKAEARSLTAIPGSYSPASFTGLRRPELLATKEDVEKATGDDNIILINSLSPEDYRGETDSYPRKGHIPSSVNVFFGSHADMETKRMHTDAELRKPFEKIGALDPGKKVITYCGGGIAATWTSLILNKLGQKNVAVYDGSLNEWASDPSCLLVKED, via the coding sequence ATGGAACCAATACCTTTAATTGTCAGTACAGACTGGTTAGAGCAGCGTTTGGGAGACCCGAAACTGCGCATCGTGGATGCAACGACGTTTATGGACATTCCGGAAAATGGCGAGGCACCTTCAGTTTATTCTGGAAAAGCTTCCTACAAGGAAGAACATATTCCTGGGGCCGTTTACGCCGATTTGCTGCATGAACTGTCGGACCCAGAATCACAGCTGCCATTCATGGCACCACCACGTGATCATTTTATCAAAAAAATGACCGAACTCGGTATAGGAGATAACAACTATACAGTCATCTACGATCAGGGGGCACTGGTGGAGAATCCGGTTGTAGCTGCTTATTGGGCTTCTCGGCTGGCCTGGCAGATGCAGTATGAAGGATTCGAGAATATCGCGATACTGGATGGTGGGTTGCCCAAATGGAAAGCGGAAGCCCGTTCATTGACCGCTATTCCAGGGAGTTATTCACCCGCATCTTTTACCGGACTGCGTCGTCCGGAGCTGCTTGCTACCAAAGAGGATGTGGAGAAGGCGACTGGTGATGACAATATTATCTTGATCAATAGTTTGTCGCCCGAGGATTACAGGGGGGAGACGGATTCGTATCCGAGAAAAGGCCATATCCCAAGCAGCGTCAATGTCTTTTTTGGCAGCCATGCCGATATGGAAACGAAAAGAATGCATACTGATGCTGAGCTGCGGAAGCCATTTGAAAAAATAGGCGCCTTGGATCCAGGTAAAAAAGTCATCACTTATTGTGGCGGGGGAATTGCCGCCACCTGGACTTCGCTGATTCTTAACAAACTAGGCCAAAAAAATGTTGCCGTCTACGATGGATCTTTGAATGAATGGGCAAGCGACCCTTCCTGTCTGCTCGTGAAAGAGGACTGA
- the ade gene encoding adenine deaminase: protein MNKTRLKTRIDVANKKRKADLVIRHASIVNVFTKSLTTGDVAISDGVIVGIGDYEGVQEIDATGMFIAPGLIDAHVHIESSMVTPQQFSQAVLPHGVTTVITDPHEIANVSGTAGLDFMIKDAESTLLDIKFMLPSCVPATSFENAGARLSAEDLAPFLQREGVLGLAEVMDFPAVLRGDDAMLDKLLLSRQIDGHAAGLTENDINVYGSAGILTDHECVSKEEMILRLERGMYVMLREGSVAKNLHALLEGVTEQNAHRCLFCTDDKHLDDLIEEGSIDYNVRTAIKRDIHPITAVSMGSLNAAQCFGLRQKGAIAPGYDADFLLLDSLEKFTIKEVYKGGKLAAQNGSYVGPLQNKTDASAVQDTVRIAEFSASSFQIPMGNSTKAHVIGINPNNLITEHLIIETPVVNGSFVSNTDKDLLKIAVIERHRATGNIGLGIVQGLGLKNGAIATTVAHDSHNIIAVGTTDSGIKAAAEAVHNLKGGLVVVQDGHVLASLPLAIAGLMTEEPFDAVYQQLKKLDESLLQIGAPTHFNAFLTLSFLSLPVIPHLKLTDCGLFDVTSFQHIEVAVVAE from the coding sequence GTGAATAAAACCCGATTGAAAACTCGAATAGATGTTGCCAATAAAAAAAGAAAAGCCGACCTGGTGATTCGTCATGCCTCCATCGTCAATGTCTTCACGAAAAGTCTGACCACAGGTGACGTGGCCATCAGTGACGGTGTCATTGTCGGCATCGGCGATTATGAGGGCGTTCAGGAAATCGACGCCACCGGAATGTTTATTGCTCCTGGCCTGATCGATGCACATGTTCATATCGAATCATCCATGGTAACACCGCAGCAGTTTTCACAGGCCGTGCTGCCCCACGGTGTTACAACAGTCATCACCGACCCGCACGAAATTGCCAACGTCAGTGGCACTGCCGGTTTGGACTTCATGATAAAGGATGCCGAATCGACGCTGCTCGACATCAAATTCATGCTGCCGTCTTGTGTTCCGGCCACTTCTTTTGAAAATGCAGGTGCCCGGCTTTCCGCTGAAGACTTGGCGCCTTTTCTTCAACGGGAGGGAGTTCTCGGATTGGCTGAAGTCATGGATTTCCCCGCTGTTCTGCGTGGAGATGACGCCATGCTTGATAAACTCCTTTTGAGCCGCCAAATTGACGGTCATGCCGCTGGGCTCACAGAAAATGATATCAATGTCTATGGATCTGCCGGTATTTTAACAGACCACGAATGTGTATCGAAAGAAGAAATGATCTTGCGTCTGGAGCGTGGTATGTATGTCATGCTCCGTGAAGGGTCGGTCGCTAAAAACCTCCACGCTCTGCTCGAAGGAGTAACAGAACAAAATGCCCATCGCTGCTTGTTCTGTACAGACGATAAACACCTGGATGATTTAATTGAAGAAGGCAGCATCGACTACAATGTCCGTACTGCCATCAAGCGGGATATCCACCCAATTACGGCGGTCTCAATGGGCAGCCTCAATGCGGCGCAATGCTTCGGACTTCGGCAAAAAGGCGCTATTGCTCCGGGTTATGACGCAGATTTCTTGTTGCTCGACAGTTTGGAAAAGTTCACGATTAAAGAAGTTTATAAAGGCGGGAAACTGGCAGCACAGAACGGAAGCTATGTAGGGCCGCTCCAGAACAAAACAGATGCATCCGCGGTTCAGGATACCGTGCGCATCGCAGAATTTTCTGCCTCCAGCTTCCAAATTCCGATGGGCAATAGCACAAAAGCGCATGTCATCGGCATCAATCCAAACAACCTCATCACCGAACATTTGATTATCGAAACGCCGGTCGTTAATGGTTCCTTTGTTTCGAACACAGATAAGGATCTTTTGAAGATCGCCGTGATTGAGCGTCATCGTGCCACTGGCAATATCGGCCTTGGAATCGTCCAAGGGCTTGGCCTGAAAAATGGCGCCATCGCTACTACCGTGGCGCACGATTCGCATAATATCATCGCTGTCGGAACAACTGACAGCGGCATTAAAGCCGCAGCTGAAGCTGTGCACAACCTAAAAGGCGGATTGGTGGTTGTGCAAGATGGCCACGTGTTGGCGAGTCTGCCTCTTGCCATTGCAGGATTGATGACGGAAGAACCATTCGATGCCGTATACCAGCAGCTCAAAAAGCTTGATGAAAGTCTTTTGCAGATAGGTGCCCCGACCCATTTCAATGCCTTTTTAACCCTGTCATTCTTGTCGTTGCCGGTCATCCCCCATTTAAAGCTGACCGATTGCGGCTTGTTCGATGTCACAAGCTTCCAACACATCGAAGTGGCTGTAGTTGCAGAATAA
- a CDS encoding AbrB family transcriptional regulator, whose amino-acid sequence MPWLLDPLFAVLLMQLFTPVSLKWHSRFRNGGLVEAGDTIGYAFTLQALQGMEQYFLAMIVINIAFFFLRQLI is encoded by the coding sequence ATGCCTTGGCTATTGGACCCATTGTTCGCCGTGCTGCTCATGCAATTATTTACGCCGGTTTCACTGAAATGGCATTCCCGCTTTCGAAATGGCGGATTGGTTGAAGCGGGGGATACCATCGGCTATGCCTTTACACTTCAAGCGTTGCAGGGAATGGAACAGTATTTCTTGGCAATGATAGTGATCAACATCGCTTTTTTCTTCCTTAGACAATTGATTTGA
- a CDS encoding PhzF family phenazine biosynthesis protein — MQTLKYTLVDVFTTQFFGGNPLAVFHDGSGLDSKTMQQIANELNLSETAFICPPKKPQNQISLRIFTPQVELPIAGHPTIGTAFVMAYLKMLPSKDGLNEWTIEEGSGDIAVTVRKEGEKITKIEMIQPLPVFGETLARQALVADLLSLPKSELDTRFPIQTISSGLPFLFVPLRSLAAMREINFRTDVWERHFSGDPDRQHIFTFATETEYDGSTVHCRMFAPAMGIPEDPATGAASGPLGAFLVEHGVIESNEEGSYSIRSEQGIEMGRPSFIDITITKKKQKYQEVKIGGTAIVIGQGELYVP, encoded by the coding sequence ATGCAAACTTTGAAGTATACATTAGTCGACGTTTTCACCACTCAGTTTTTTGGTGGCAATCCACTGGCCGTTTTTCATGACGGCTCAGGCTTGGACTCTAAAACTATGCAGCAGATTGCCAACGAATTGAACTTATCGGAAACAGCCTTTATCTGTCCTCCTAAAAAGCCACAAAACCAGATCAGCCTCCGGATTTTCACGCCTCAAGTGGAATTGCCGATAGCGGGACACCCCACGATTGGAACAGCTTTTGTCATGGCCTATCTTAAAATGCTCCCTTCAAAGGACGGTCTCAACGAATGGACTATTGAGGAAGGATCGGGAGACATTGCTGTGACTGTCCGGAAGGAAGGAGAAAAAATCACCAAAATCGAAATGATACAGCCCCTGCCCGTTTTCGGTGAAACATTGGCAAGGCAAGCCCTGGTTGCAGATTTGCTATCATTGCCAAAAAGCGAGCTAGATACACGCTTCCCTATTCAAACCATTTCTTCTGGCTTACCATTCCTTTTTGTCCCTCTCCGTTCCCTTGCCGCCATGCGAGAAATCAATTTCCGCACAGATGTTTGGGAACGACATTTCAGCGGAGATCCCGACCGCCAGCATATTTTTACCTTTGCCACAGAAACGGAATATGACGGATCAACTGTCCACTGCCGAATGTTCGCCCCTGCCATGGGTATTCCGGAAGATCCGGCAACCGGCGCTGCCAGCGGTCCTCTCGGTGCTTTTCTAGTAGAGCATGGTGTTATCGAAAGCAATGAAGAAGGAAGCTATTCCATTCGCAGCGAGCAAGGCATCGAAATGGGAAGACCCAGCTTTATCGATATCACTATCACAAAGAAAAAACAAAAGTACCAGGAAGTTAAGATCGGTGGCACAGCGATTGTCATTGGACAAGGCGAGCTTTATGTTCCTTAG
- a CDS encoding potassium channel family protein, producing the protein MKKQIVVIGLGRFGSSVCRELYSLGHEIMAIDTDPEKVDALRDHAAFTVIADATDENQLKSLGVRNFEHAIVAIGDNLQASVLCTLMLKELGLPKVWVKARDLQHEKILNKVGADRVIQPEKEMGIRIAHHVDSDKIIDYIDLSHDYSIIELVASGKMANKNLVDLNIRVEFNCIVLAIKRLEDVNIAPAVDDVVEQGDVLIVMGHKDDLKRLEEKAL; encoded by the coding sequence GTGAAAAAACAAATTGTGGTCATCGGACTGGGCCGCTTCGGCAGCAGTGTCTGCAGAGAGCTGTACAGCCTTGGGCATGAAATTATGGCTATCGATACAGATCCAGAAAAAGTAGACGCTTTAAGAGACCATGCGGCCTTTACAGTCATCGCGGATGCGACTGATGAAAATCAGCTGAAATCTTTGGGGGTACGGAATTTTGAACACGCGATTGTGGCAATCGGCGATAATCTTCAAGCCAGCGTCCTATGTACCTTGATGCTGAAAGAGCTAGGTTTGCCGAAAGTATGGGTAAAAGCGCGTGACCTACAGCATGAAAAAATCCTGAACAAGGTGGGTGCGGACCGCGTCATCCAACCCGAAAAAGAAATGGGTATCCGTATAGCCCATCATGTCGACTCGGATAAAATTATCGACTATATCGACCTTTCCCATGACTACAGCATTATCGAACTGGTAGCTTCGGGTAAGATGGCGAATAAAAACTTAGTCGATTTAAACATCCGCGTTGAATTTAACTGCATCGTTTTGGCCATAAAAAGACTGGAAGATGTCAACATTGCGCCAGCAGTAGATGACGTTGTCGAGCAAGGGGATGTATTGATTGTCATGGGGCACAAAGACGATCTGAAGCGCTTGGAAGAGAAAGCGCTATAA
- a CDS encoding reverse transcriptase-like protein, which translates to MKIRIEWGYKSPKGQETTFISEEMPAAMALVIAEDLQRTGRLQNLCFVDGFDSSWTVKEMKAYLKGIETEPHNIAVYFDGGYERIERMSGLGCVIYYQQNSKSYRLKANTVIDKLSSNNESEYAALYFCLQELEHLKVHHLPVRFIGDSRVVINGMTKDWPVIEKQFTNWAIRIEEKMAEMGIQSEYELVPRKANAEADKLATQALKGIAIATTAEIIA; encoded by the coding sequence TTGAAAATTCGAATTGAATGGGGCTATAAATCTCCTAAAGGCCAGGAAACCACTTTTATTTCAGAAGAAATGCCGGCAGCGATGGCTCTGGTCATTGCCGAGGACTTGCAGCGCACCGGGCGATTACAAAACCTTTGTTTTGTGGACGGGTTCGACAGCAGTTGGACTGTAAAGGAAATGAAGGCCTATTTGAAAGGGATTGAAACTGAACCGCATAATATAGCGGTTTATTTTGATGGTGGCTATGAGCGTATTGAAAGAATGTCAGGCCTCGGCTGTGTCATCTATTACCAACAAAATAGTAAATCGTATCGCCTGAAGGCAAATACGGTTATTGATAAACTTTCTTCTAATAACGAATCAGAATATGCAGCTCTCTATTTTTGTCTGCAGGAACTGGAACATCTGAAGGTTCACCATCTTCCGGTCCGCTTTATTGGAGATTCACGAGTCGTGATAAACGGAATGACCAAGGATTGGCCGGTAATCGAAAAGCAGTTCACAAATTGGGCCATACGGATTGAAGAAAAAATGGCTGAAATGGGTATTCAGTCTGAGTACGAATTGGTACCGCGCAAAGCCAATGCAGAAGCCGATAAATTGGCAACACAAGCATTGAAGGGGATTGCAATAGCAACAACTGCTGAAATTATTGCTTGA
- a CDS encoding DUF4397 domain-containing protein translates to MKKILVSFSVAMALVFSLLASGVMADNHTAKVRVVHASPDAPPVDVYVNGDLTLEDVPFKADSGYLEVPAGTHDVEVFAAGTEYAAGEGVLQADLAVEAGKAYTVAAANLLESIEFVVAEDSMEVTEGQTKVRVGHLSPDAPAVDVGVIGGDALFSGAEFPGITDYAELDPGTYDLEIRLPDGTQVLPLEGTELAANTVYSVFAVNTVDSLEVIALVDYEAAGSPDGMPTTGLGTPDQSQSMWLLLGGALVLIGASTLVWKKRFQ, encoded by the coding sequence ATGAAGAAAATCTTAGTTTCATTCTCTGTTGCAATGGCTCTTGTATTCTCACTGCTCGCCTCTGGAGTAATGGCTGACAACCACACAGCTAAAGTCAGAGTGGTTCACGCTTCGCCTGATGCACCTCCTGTCGATGTTTATGTCAATGGGGATTTAACGCTGGAAGATGTACCTTTTAAAGCGGATTCGGGCTACTTGGAAGTGCCTGCTGGAACACATGATGTAGAAGTTTTTGCAGCCGGAACAGAATATGCTGCGGGTGAAGGCGTGTTACAGGCTGACTTGGCTGTAGAAGCAGGCAAAGCTTACACAGTTGCTGCAGCAAACTTGCTGGAATCGATTGAATTTGTAGTCGCAGAAGATTCAATGGAAGTAACAGAAGGACAAACAAAAGTACGTGTTGGACATTTGTCACCGGATGCACCTGCAGTTGATGTTGGTGTAATTGGTGGAGATGCTTTGTTCAGCGGAGCAGAATTTCCTGGAATAACGGATTATGCAGAATTGGATCCAGGTACTTATGATTTGGAGATCCGTTTGCCGGATGGAACACAGGTATTGCCACTCGAGGGCACTGAATTAGCTGCAAATACTGTCTACAGTGTCTTTGCAGTAAACACAGTTGACTCATTGGAAGTGATTGCGCTTGTTGATTATGAAGCGGCCGGATCACCAGATGGCATGCCGACTACAGGTCTAGGAACTCCTGACCAGTCACAATCTATGTGGTTATTGTTGGGTGGCGCTCTAGTACTAATTGGAGCTAGTACTCTTGTGTGGAAGAAACGATTTCAATAA
- a CDS encoding class F sortase, with protein MCGRNDFNNKLLAILALFLLAGCQQSVDEVSVRSENVGFTLDEPAAVNIQQPAPAENPINGLKRSGIQPTSLKIPAINLEAQVQHLGKTETGEMAVPDNIEDVSWFSPGYQPGQNGRAVIAGHVDGVDGPAIFWDLSKLQLGDEVVVQNKDKSLTFKVHTMESVPLDLADVSDVFGYTSSPELVMITCSGTYDFERGTREERLIVYASLVEK; from the coding sequence TTGTGTGGAAGAAACGATTTCAATAATAAGCTCCTGGCGATACTGGCTCTTTTCTTATTGGCCGGTTGCCAGCAGTCTGTAGATGAAGTAAGCGTCCGTTCAGAAAATGTTGGATTTACACTGGATGAACCGGCTGCAGTCAATATCCAGCAGCCGGCACCAGCCGAAAATCCCATCAACGGATTAAAGCGCTCAGGTATACAGCCGACCTCCCTAAAGATTCCTGCAATTAACCTGGAAGCACAAGTCCAGCATTTAGGAAAAACGGAGACTGGTGAAATGGCGGTACCTGATAATATCGAAGATGTCAGTTGGTTTTCTCCGGGATACCAGCCAGGACAAAATGGCCGCGCTGTTATCGCTGGGCATGTTGATGGTGTTGATGGCCCAGCAATTTTCTGGGATCTTTCCAAGCTTCAATTGGGGGACGAAGTAGTGGTACAGAACAAAGATAAGTCTTTGACATTCAAAGTTCACACCATGGAATCTGTCCCACTGGATTTGGCTGATGTCTCAGATGTCTTCGGATATACCTCTTCGCCAGAATTGGTGATGATCACTTGTTCAGGAACTTACGATTTTGAAAGAGGAACAAGAGAAGAACGATTGATTGTCTACGCAAGTCTGGTAGAAAAATAA
- a CDS encoding NAD(P)-binding oxidoreductase, with protein MAEQAEQLEAQGIQTVLADLVETSAEAFSQLLKSCDAVVFAACEKLTNAIDSEGLVKIARATELVDVRRFLLVSAFPEAERGKGASTSFEHYMKIKRQSKVDLVKTALDWTILRPGTLTDQAGSGKVNMG; from the coding sequence ATAGCAGAACAAGCCGAGCAATTAGAAGCACAGGGCATTCAAACGGTCTTGGCGGATCTGGTCGAGACGTCCGCAGAGGCATTCTCACAGCTTCTGAAATCTTGTGACGCCGTGGTATTTGCAGCATGTGAGAAATTGACCAACGCTATTGATAGCGAGGGGTTGGTGAAAATTGCAAGAGCTACCGAATTGGTAGACGTCCGCCGCTTTTTACTGGTATCGGCATTTCCTGAAGCTGAGCGCGGTAAAGGCGCTTCTACAAGCTTTGAGCATTATATGAAAATTAAACGACAGTCAAAAGTCGATTTGGTGAAGACCGCTTTGGACTGGACCATCTTGCGGCCAGGAACTTTAACGGATCAAGCCGGCAGCGGCAAAGTGAATATGGGCTAA